From the genome of Miscanthus floridulus cultivar M001 chromosome 10, ASM1932011v1, whole genome shotgun sequence, one region includes:
- the LOC136487985 gene encoding zinc finger BED domain-containing protein RICESLEEPER 2-like, with the protein MYHLVVPRGISPTNADDQVSRPCTSDVWLDFKKLFKMGPKGKKVRYGAVCIHCKKQYSGRSAIGTGHLRRHRDKCDVRQEKTRSFSQSQISFNPDGSIHNWDYCPMRARTELCRLLARVDVPISFCESAAFEEYICNAHNPKFQAVSTQTTTRDLAKMFSDRKAKLVELLASDSVNYNIADRVASVLGDYGVAEKVFAVTLDNASSNVSAMQKLRPILSKYLGLEVPVEDPRHPEPESAVSTMFLHQRCACHIINLIVKEALNYLKPLIEVFRTAISFLNSSNQRITTYKRLCIAAGVRPRKFQLDMDVRWNSTYLMLKTLLSHKDPFTTFIHANYPRGENSELLLTEEYWVVAEKVFVFLELFYDATVALSSVYYPTSPLMLHYLVKIAIHLNNYSNDIHLRNVIQPMIDKYNKYWRDIPLLYSFAFILDPRAKMKSFAKVLRKLMNLTSTDYSAYQVGTRARLTDVFNKYEEKYGAVRLRRTVPQNLSGKKRSAWDEIYDDDTPSPSGGGTSLLHSSLNLSRDTSATALLHAATSTASNASELVSYLDCDTVSQLDDSFDILKWWHEHKLTYLVLSIMAKDVLTVPVSTISSESTFSMTGRIIEERRRRLKPETVEWLTCVKDWELAEARLQHNVEDPELEETFEELYLD; encoded by the exons atgtaccatcttgtggtacccaggggtatatcccccacaaatGCCGACGACCAGGTATCACGTCCCTGTACCTCTGATGTGTGGCTTGACTTCAAGAAGCTGTTCAAGATGGGTCCCAAAGGTAAGAAGGTCAGGTATGGCGCTGTCTGCATCCATTGCAAAAAGCAGTATTCTGGTAGATCTGCAATTGGCACTGGCCACCTCCGTCGTCACAGGGATAAATGTGATGTTAGGCAAGAGAAAACTAGGAGCTTTAGTCAGTCTCAGATCTCttttaatcctgatggttctATACATAATTGGGATTACTGTCCTATGCGTGCTCGTACTGAACTTTGTCGATTGCTTGCTAGGGTAGATGTTCCTATAAGCTTTTGTGAATCTGCTGCATTTGAGGAATACATCTGTAATGCTCATAATCCTAAGTTTCAGGCAGTCTCTACACAAACCACCACTAGAGACTTAGCCAAAATGTTTTCTGATAGAAAGGCTAAACTTGTTGAGCTACTTGCTTCTGATTCTGTTAATTAT AACATTGCTGATAGAGTTGCATCTGTTCTTGGTGATTATGGTGTTGCTGAAAAAGTGTTTGCTGTTACTTTGGACAATGCTTCATCTAATGTTTCTGCCATGCAAAAACTTAGACCTATTTTGTCTAAATATCTTGGTCTTGAGGTACCTGTAGAGGATCCAAGACATCCTGAACCTGAATCTGCTGTTAGTACTATGTTCTTGCATCAGCGTTGTGCATGCCATATAATCAACCTGATTGTCAAAGAGGCACTTAATTATCTTAAACCTTTGATTGAAGTTTTTAGAACTGCAATATCATTTTTAAACTCATCTAATCAGAGGATTACAACATACAAAAGACTTTGCATTGCAGCGGGTGTTAGGCCTAGAAAGTTTCAGTTGGACATGGATGTAAGGTGGAACTCTACATATCTAATGCTTAAGACTTTGCTTTCTCACAAAGATCCTTTCACTACTTTCATACATGCCAATTATCCTAGAGGTGAGAATAGTGAGTTGCTTCTAACTGAAGAATATTGGGTTGTTGCTGaaaaagtatttgtgtttcttgaacTGTTCTATGATGCTACTGTTGCATTGTCTAGTGTTTACTATCCTACATCTCCACTTATGCTTCATTATCTGgttaagattgctatacacctGAACAATTATAGTAATGACATTCACCTGAGAAATGTGATTCAACCTATGAtagacaaatataataaatattGGAGGGACATACCTTTGCTCTATTCTTTTGCATTCATCTTGGACcctagagctaaaatgaagaGTTTTGCAAAAGTGCTGAGGAAGTTGATGAACCTTACCAGTACAGATTACAGTGCTTACCAGGTTGGCACTAGAGCTAGGCTTACTGATGTTTTCAATAAGTATGAGGAGAAATATGGAGCTGTTAGGTTGAGGAGGACTGTCCCTCAAAACCTGTCTGGTAAGAAAAGGTCTGCTTGGGatgaaatttatgatgatgatacACCTAGTCCTTCTGGTGGGGGTACTTCACTGTTGCATTCCTCTCTTAATTTGTCTAGAGATACATCTGCTACTGCTTTGCTGCATGCTGCTACTTCTACAGCTTCTAATGCTTCTGAACTTGTCTCATACTTGGATTGTGACACTGTTAGCCAGTTGGATGATTCATTTGACATCTTGAAATGGTGGCATGAGCACAAACTGACATATCTAGTGCTGTCCATCATGGCTAAAGATGTTTTAACTGTTCCTGTGTCTACCATATCTTCAGAATCTACGTTTAGTATGACTGGTAGGATCATCGAGgagcggcggaggaggctgaaGCCGGAGACGGTGGAGTGGCTCACCTGTGTCAAGGACTGGGAGTTGGCGGAGGCAAGGCTGCAACACAATGTGGAGGACCCGGAGCTGGAGGAAACATTTGAAGAGCTTTATCTTGATTAG
- the LOC136486208 gene encoding UDP-rhamnose/UDP-galactose transporter 4-like: protein MSTLKKSDKKAALDFAAWSFNVTTSVGIIMVNKALMATYGFSFATTLTGLHFVTTTLMTIVFRWFGLSQPSHLPLSDLVKFVIFSNLSIVGMNVSLMWNSVGFYQIAKLCMIPASCLLEVVFDHVHYSRDTKLSIMVVLIGVAVCTVTDVSVNARGLIAAVIAVWSTALQQYYVHFLQRKYSLNSFNLLGHTAPAQAGSLLLVGPFVDYLLTGKRVDHFSFSSLSLFFLALSCFIAIGVNLSQFICIGRFSAVSFQVLGHMKTVLVLSLGFLFFGKEGLNLQVVLGMVLAVLGMIWYGNASAKPGGKERRSILPVRSASLKGSSEEKAGTEK, encoded by the exons ATGAGCACTCTGAAGAAATCAGACAAGAAAGCTGCCCTCGACTTCGCAGCGTGGAGTTTCAATGTCACCACATCGGTTGGAATCATCATGGTCAACAAGGCGCTGATGGCTACGTATGGGTTCAGTTTTG CCACGACATTAACTGGGCTTCATTTTGTGACTACTACCTTGATGACTATCGTATTTCGATGGTTTGGCCTGAGCCAGCCGTCCCACTTACCCCTATCAGATCTAGTTAAATTTGTGATATTTTCGaacttgtcaattgttgggatGAATGTGAGCTTGATGTGGAACTCTGTGGGTTTTTATCAG ATAGCAAAGTTGTGCATGATACCTGCATCATGTCTTCTGGAGGTTGTCTTTGATCATGTACATTATTCCCGGGACACAAAGCTGAGCATAATGGTCGTGCTTATAGGAGTTGCAGTCTGCACGGTTACTGATGTCAGTGTGAATGCAAGAGGTCTAATTGCGGCTGTCATAGCTGTTTGGAGCACAGCTTTGCAACAATAC TACGTCCATTTTCTCCAACGCAAGTACTCTCTGAACTCATTCAACCTCCTGGGCCACACTGCTCCAGCCCAAGCTGGGTCACTCCTGCTAGTGGGACCATTTGTAGATTACTTGTTGACAGGCAAAAGGGTGGATCACTTCAGTTTCTCATCTCTTTCTCTG TTTTTCCTGGCActctcatgcttcatcgccattGGTGTTAATCTGAGCCAATTCATCTGCATTGGGCGGTTCTCTGCTGTATCCTTCCAAGTCCTAGGCCACATGAAGACCGTACTTGTTCTGTCCCTTGGGTTCCTTTTCTTTGGCAAGGAGGGCCTGAATCTTCAGGTAGTCCTTGGGATGGTTCTGGCTGTTCTTGGAATGATATGGTACGGAAATGCATCTGCTAAACCAGGCGGCAAAGAGCGGCGCAGCATCCTGCCGGTGAGGTCTGCAAGTCTCAAGGGAAGTTCAGAAGAAAAGGCGGGTACCGAGAAATAG